In Agrobacterium tumefaciens, a single genomic region encodes these proteins:
- a CDS encoding aminopeptidase P family protein, with product MFQTFDNKSAPQFGKARVEALRAGFDALGIDGFLVPRADEYQGEYVPECAERLSWLTGFTGSAGIALVTRAQAVVFVDGRYTTQLKSQVDQSVFTGGDLVSAPPSVWLAEHAPQGFRLGIDPWLHTGAELKRLEKALDGKGGSVVLLEKNPLDALWQDRPAEPLEPVVIQPEAFTGTLAKEKIASLAETVSAKGADALLVTDPSSIAWIFNIRGNDVPHTPHPLARGIIYADGKADIFLDKRKTGIETEAYLAQLATQMPPSKIADRLHAIASAKGRVMVDADLTPVALTGAVTAAGGSLVEEADPVRLPRARKNKAELAGSAAAHVQDGAAMVEYLCWLDRQQPGSVTEIAAVKALEAARARVGQAMQNPLKDVSFDTISGAGEHAAIIHYRVTTDTDRTLADGEMFLVDSGAQYVNGTTDITRTVAIGTVPEEQRRFFTLVLKGVIAISAARFPKGTRGCDLDPLARIALWKAGADYAHGTGHGVGSYLSVHEGPQRIARLSTQELLPGMILSNEPGYYRPGAFGIRIENLIFVRDVEEVAGGDQPMFSFETLTWCPIDNRLVVTEFLTDEELNWLNAYHAGVLEKLSPLITDEEVKAWLVAATKPLERAA from the coding sequence ATGTTCCAGACCTTCGACAACAAATCCGCACCGCAATTCGGCAAGGCCCGTGTCGAGGCGCTGCGCGCCGGTTTCGATGCCCTCGGTATCGACGGATTTCTCGTGCCACGCGCCGATGAGTATCAGGGGGAATATGTGCCTGAGTGCGCCGAGCGGCTGTCCTGGCTGACCGGTTTTACCGGCTCGGCCGGCATTGCGCTGGTGACGCGCGCGCAAGCGGTGGTGTTCGTCGATGGCCGATATACGACGCAGCTCAAGTCGCAGGTCGATCAGTCGGTGTTTACCGGCGGTGATCTGGTCAGCGCGCCGCCTTCCGTCTGGCTTGCCGAACATGCTCCACAGGGTTTCCGGCTCGGTATCGATCCCTGGCTGCATACCGGCGCCGAGTTGAAGCGGCTGGAAAAGGCGCTTGATGGCAAGGGCGGCTCGGTCGTTCTTCTGGAAAAGAACCCGCTTGATGCTCTCTGGCAGGACCGTCCCGCCGAACCGCTGGAGCCCGTTGTCATCCAGCCGGAAGCGTTTACCGGGACACTGGCGAAGGAAAAGATCGCGTCGCTCGCCGAAACGGTCTCTGCCAAGGGTGCGGATGCCCTGCTGGTCACCGACCCGTCATCCATCGCCTGGATTTTCAATATTCGCGGCAATGACGTGCCCCACACGCCGCACCCGCTCGCCCGCGGCATCATTTATGCTGACGGCAAGGCGGATATTTTTCTCGACAAGCGCAAGACCGGCATCGAGACCGAGGCCTATCTGGCGCAGCTGGCCACTCAAATGCCGCCGTCGAAGATTGCCGACCGTTTGCATGCCATTGCCAGCGCCAAGGGCCGGGTGATGGTCGATGCGGATCTGACGCCGGTGGCGTTGACGGGCGCGGTCACGGCGGCGGGTGGCTCTCTGGTTGAAGAGGCCGATCCTGTCCGCTTGCCGCGGGCGCGAAAGAACAAGGCGGAGCTTGCCGGCTCGGCTGCCGCGCATGTGCAGGATGGTGCGGCCATGGTCGAATATCTCTGCTGGCTGGATCGCCAGCAGCCGGGCAGCGTCACCGAAATCGCTGCGGTCAAGGCGCTGGAGGCCGCGCGCGCCAGAGTGGGGCAGGCGATGCAGAACCCGCTGAAGGATGTGTCGTTCGACACGATTTCCGGCGCTGGCGAACATGCCGCCATCATCCATTACCGGGTCACGACGGACACGGACCGCACACTAGCCGATGGCGAGATGTTTCTCGTCGATTCCGGGGCACAATATGTCAACGGCACCACCGACATCACCCGTACCGTTGCGATCGGCACGGTGCCGGAAGAGCAGAGGCGTTTCTTCACGCTGGTGCTGAAGGGCGTGATTGCCATCAGTGCTGCACGGTTTCCGAAGGGAACGCGAGGCTGCGACCTCGATCCGCTGGCGCGCATCGCACTGTGGAAGGCGGGGGCGGATTATGCCCATGGCACCGGCCACGGTGTTGGCTCCTATCTCTCCGTGCATGAGGGGCCGCAACGTATTGCAAGGCTTTCGACGCAGGAGCTTTTGCCGGGCATGATCCTGTCGAACGAGCCGGGGTATTACCGCCCCGGCGCCTTCGGCATCCGTATCGAGAACCTGATCTTTGTGCGCGACGTGGAAGAGGTCGCCGGCGGCGACCAGCCGATGTTCTCCTTCGAGACGCTGACCTGGTGCCCCATCGATAACAGGCTTGTCGTCACTGAGTTCCTGACCGACGAGGAACTCAACTGGCTGAACGCCTACCACGCTGGCGTTCTGGAGAAGCTCTCTCCCCTCATCACTGATGAAGAGGTGAAGGCGTGGCTCGTTGCCGCGACGAAGCCGTTGGAGCGGGCCGCCTAA
- a CDS encoding AzlD family protein, producing the protein MSDMLHADTLILIALAAIATYLTRIGGYVLMTRMKSIPPRMEAGLNAVPVAVLTTLVAPAFFEGGYEVKIGMVAALLVCLRFPGLTMLAIGWAIVIAIRHFPLF; encoded by the coding sequence ATGAGCGACATGCTGCACGCCGATACGCTGATCCTGATCGCACTCGCCGCCATCGCCACCTATCTCACCCGCATCGGCGGTTATGTGCTGATGACGCGGATGAAATCCATTCCGCCGCGCATGGAGGCCGGGCTGAACGCCGTGCCCGTTGCGGTTCTGACCACGCTCGTCGCACCCGCTTTTTTTGAAGGCGGATACGAGGTGAAGATCGGCATGGTGGCAGCCCTTCTGGTCTGCCTGCGCTTTCCCGGCCTGACGATGCTCGCCATCGGCTGGGCCATCGTCATCGCCATCAGGCACTTCCCGCTGTTTTAG
- a CDS encoding DUF2164 domain-containing protein has protein sequence MLEKQEKAALAKRIRDYLARETETEIGLLQAEIFVDFLAEEMGYVFYNQGLRDSHAAILRRLDDAAADIDVLEKPKPR, from the coding sequence ATGCTGGAAAAGCAGGAAAAGGCGGCTCTGGCCAAACGCATCCGGGACTATCTCGCCCGCGAGACCGAAACCGAGATCGGCCTTCTGCAGGCGGAAATCTTCGTGGATTTTCTGGCCGAGGAAATGGGATATGTGTTTTACAATCAGGGGCTTAGGGATTCCCATGCGGCGATCCTGAGGCGTCTTGACGATGCGGCGGCTGATATCGACGTGCTGGAGAAGCCGAAACCGCGTTAA
- a CDS encoding alpha/beta fold hydrolase, with protein MTSVFSDDWEKRKQYIELPRGRRMGFIDSGGPGPNLLMLHGFSDTSRSFCMLEPYFREYRLIVPDLPGHGVSSAGQGMHVADFAETIDHLLALLGVSRLFVLGHSMGAMTAIELGVRRGDSIRALALISATLEPNFGAESQLTKDILALSDPIRPTGRFLHEWYTCSHPVDDDFLSKMKQDAAKMPAAIWHGILRGFAETNLHHSAASVKKPVLCLAGSDDPLFDASHRDRLFEAFPEARTVTLAGHGHNPHWEDPQGVSMVIVDFFADVMSDILH; from the coding sequence ATGACATCTGTCTTCTCTGACGATTGGGAAAAGCGCAAGCAGTATATCGAACTGCCCCGCGGCCGTCGGATGGGGTTTATTGACAGCGGCGGTCCGGGGCCAAACCTTCTGATGCTGCACGGGTTTTCGGATACGAGCCGCAGTTTCTGCATGCTGGAGCCGTATTTCCGCGAATACAGACTTATCGTTCCTGATCTGCCTGGCCATGGCGTTTCGTCCGCGGGTCAAGGTATGCATGTCGCGGATTTCGCTGAAACGATCGACCACCTTCTGGCATTGCTCGGCGTTTCAAGGCTGTTTGTGCTCGGCCATTCGATGGGGGCTATGACCGCCATCGAATTGGGCGTCAGGCGAGGTGATTCCATTCGGGCGCTTGCGCTGATATCGGCAACGCTCGAGCCGAATTTCGGTGCGGAGAGCCAGTTGACCAAAGATATCCTCGCCCTTAGCGATCCGATCCGGCCCACCGGACGTTTTCTGCATGAGTGGTATACCTGCAGCCACCCTGTCGACGATGATTTTCTGTCGAAAATGAAACAGGATGCGGCCAAAATGCCCGCCGCAATCTGGCATGGCATTCTCAGAGGCTTTGCCGAAACGAACCTTCACCACAGCGCAGCAAGCGTGAAGAAGCCGGTTCTGTGCCTTGCTGGTTCCGACGATCCTCTTTTCGACGCCTCGCATCGCGATCGACTTTTCGAGGCTTTCCCGGAAGCTCGAACCGTCACCCTTGCCGGGCATGGCCATAATCCACATTGGGAAGATCCGCAGGGCGTATCCATGGTGATTGTGGATTTTTTTGCCGATGTGATGTCTGACATTCTCCATTGA
- a CDS encoding 50S ribosomal protein L11 methyltransferase produces MSEIRLYVTTTEIKAGEILDLMSDYFGEEDVAIATTEVDEKRDIWEASVYLMAEQEEEFRERVSALLAPAFPGVVIEKEIVPDVDWIAKSLEGLKPVRAGRFIVHGAHDRDKVQPHDLAIEIEAGQAFGTGHHGTTAGCLEMIEEVLRARTVRNALDLGTGSGVLAIAVRKMRPIPVLATDIDPIAVKVAKENVRLNGIVSGMALETAPGFHSDAFRKHGPFDLIIANILARPLIKMAPQLVTHLAPGGTVILSGILASQRWKVLSAYNGARLSHVRTIWRNGWVTLHLRKD; encoded by the coding sequence GTGAGCGAAATCCGCCTCTATGTCACCACGACCGAAATCAAGGCCGGTGAAATCCTCGATCTCATGTCGGACTATTTCGGTGAGGAGGATGTCGCGATCGCCACGACCGAGGTGGACGAAAAGCGCGACATCTGGGAAGCCTCCGTCTATCTGATGGCCGAGCAGGAGGAGGAGTTCCGCGAGCGCGTCAGCGCTTTGCTTGCTCCCGCATTTCCCGGTGTCGTCATTGAGAAGGAAATCGTTCCCGATGTCGATTGGATCGCCAAGTCGCTCGAGGGGCTGAAGCCGGTGCGGGCAGGGCGCTTCATCGTCCATGGCGCGCATGACCGCGACAAGGTGCAACCCCACGATCTGGCGATCGAGATCGAGGCGGGGCAGGCTTTCGGCACCGGCCATCACGGCACCACGGCCGGTTGCCTCGAAATGATTGAGGAAGTGCTACGTGCACGGACGGTGCGCAACGCGCTCGATCTCGGCACCGGCAGCGGTGTTCTCGCTATTGCCGTGCGCAAGATGCGTCCTATTCCCGTGCTTGCGACTGACATCGATCCCATTGCCGTCAAGGTGGCGAAGGAAAATGTGCGGCTGAACGGCATTGTTTCCGGGATGGCGCTGGAGACCGCACCGGGTTTCCACTCGGATGCCTTCCGCAAGCATGGTCCGTTCGATCTCATCATCGCCAATATTCTGGCGCGGCCGCTCATCAAGATGGCGCCGCAGCTCGTCACGCATCTGGCGCCCGGCGGCACCGTTATCCTGTCGGGCATTCTCGCATCGCAGCGCTGGAAGGTGCTTTCCGCCTATAATGGTGCAAGGCTTTCCCATGTCCGCACCATCTGGCGCAATGGCTGGGTGACGCTGCATCTGCGCAAGGACTGA
- the pncA gene encoding bifunctional nicotinamidase/pyrazinamidase → MKALLLIDIQNGFCPGGNLAVADGDGVVPIANALIDNGGYDLIVASQDWHPENHGSFASQHPGKKPFDMGELSGKPQMMWPDHCVQGTPDAEFHPDLKTEAFDYIQQKGENPAIDSYSAFRDNDQVATTGLADYLARQGVRQLDVCGLATDYCVSFSVLDALDMLPGVKVRFIEDASRGIDPQGIKAAVATMREKGAVILKSRDILRD, encoded by the coding sequence ATGAAGGCGCTGCTGCTCATCGATATCCAGAACGGGTTTTGCCCGGGCGGCAATCTGGCCGTTGCCGATGGAGACGGGGTCGTGCCCATCGCCAATGCCCTGATCGACAATGGCGGCTACGATCTCATTGTCGCCTCGCAGGACTGGCACCCGGAAAATCACGGCAGCTTCGCCTCGCAGCATCCCGGCAAAAAGCCCTTCGATATGGGCGAACTTTCCGGCAAGCCGCAGATGATGTGGCCGGACCATTGCGTGCAGGGTACGCCAGATGCGGAGTTTCACCCAGACCTGAAGACGGAAGCCTTCGATTACATCCAGCAGAAGGGCGAAAACCCCGCCATCGACAGCTATTCCGCCTTTCGCGACAATGACCAGGTGGCCACGACAGGACTGGCCGACTATCTGGCCCGCCAGGGAGTGAGGCAACTCGACGTCTGCGGCCTTGCGACCGATTATTGCGTCAGTTTTTCGGTGCTTGACGCCCTCGACATGCTGCCCGGCGTCAAGGTTCGCTTCATCGAGGATGCCAGCCGCGGCATCGACCCACAGGGCATCAAAGCGGCGGTGGCGACCATGCGGGAAAAAGGCGCGGTTATTCTCAAGAGCCGCGATATATTGCGGGACTAG
- a CDS encoding DMT family transporter translates to MIVWIAMAFAGGVFVSLSRQINGRLSLSNSPLIASLWNHIVGFAVLTVIGLIVGGLIPPGAADAPWLAFIGGPIGVVFIASGSWLIPRIGAVNTALLVISGQMVSGVVLDLFSDHPPKIWASALGILLILAGMVLTQRRRR, encoded by the coding sequence ATGATCGTCTGGATCGCCATGGCCTTTGCAGGCGGCGTCTTCGTGTCGCTGAGCCGGCAGATCAATGGCCGCCTCAGCCTGTCCAACTCACCGCTGATCGCTTCCTTGTGGAACCACATTGTCGGTTTTGCGGTACTGACCGTCATCGGTCTCATTGTCGGCGGCCTCATTCCGCCCGGTGCTGCCGACGCGCCCTGGCTTGCCTTTATCGGCGGTCCCATCGGCGTCGTTTTCATCGCTTCGGGAAGCTGGCTCATTCCCCGCATCGGTGCGGTCAACACCGCCCTTCTCGTCATCAGCGGCCAGATGGTGTCGGGCGTCGTGCTCGATCTTTTCAGCGATCACCCCCCAAAGATCTGGGCAAGCGCGCTCGGCATCCTGCTCATCCTTGCGGGCATGGTGCTGACACAGCGCCGCCGCCGCTAG
- a CDS encoding AzlC family ABC transporter permease: MFNADFREGLKSGFPIALSAAPFGALFGAVAVDNGLSITEATIMSGTVYAGASQLVGIELFGQKVAPWLIVLSVFAVNFRHILYSAAIARMISNWSLLQKAAGFFVLVDPQFAESVRKYENTGTVGFSWYMGFAAPVYVLWLAMTILGASLGNLVGDPKAIGLDVLLPIYFMGMVLSFRQRENFYPVMLASAAGATVAYHFVGSPWHVSLGAIAGIVVAVLYPPKPNGEAANPESKAETP, translated from the coding sequence ATGTTCAATGCAGATTTTCGCGAGGGATTGAAGAGCGGTTTCCCGATCGCCCTCTCCGCCGCCCCCTTCGGTGCGCTGTTCGGCGCGGTCGCCGTCGATAATGGCCTTAGTATCACCGAAGCCACGATCATGAGCGGCACCGTCTATGCCGGTGCCAGCCAGCTCGTCGGTATCGAGTTGTTTGGCCAGAAGGTGGCCCCCTGGCTGATCGTTCTTTCCGTTTTCGCGGTCAATTTCCGCCATATCCTCTATTCGGCCGCCATTGCCCGGATGATCTCTAACTGGTCGCTGCTGCAGAAGGCTGCGGGCTTCTTCGTGCTGGTCGATCCCCAATTTGCCGAATCGGTGAGGAAATATGAGAACACCGGTACGGTCGGGTTCTCTTGGTACATGGGCTTTGCCGCACCGGTTTATGTGCTGTGGCTTGCCATGACCATTCTCGGCGCCTCGCTCGGCAATCTCGTCGGCGATCCGAAAGCCATCGGGCTTGATGTGCTTTTGCCGATCTATTTCATGGGCATGGTCCTCAGCTTCCGTCAGCGGGAGAATTTCTACCCTGTCATGCTGGCAAGCGCTGCCGGCGCGACGGTCGCCTATCATTTCGTCGGTTCGCCCTGGCATGTCAGCCTCGGCGCGATAGCCGGAATTGTCGTCGCGGTCCTCTATCCGCCGAAACCGAATGGTGAAGCGGCCAATCCCGAAAGCAAGGCGGAAACACCATGA
- the sco gene encoding cytochrome oxidase assembly protein Sco, translated as MRNIRIVLWAVVVVLAGVVSWLTIEMTKTREEMVETAYGVPFALTAQNGQPITEKAFQGKPTALFFGFTHCPEVCPTTLFELNGWMEKVDPAGDKLQAYFVSVDPERDTPEIMQQYVSNVSKRITGITGPADKIAETLKGYRIYAKKVPVDEKNPNGDYTMDHTASVILLDANGRFAGTIAYGENPDVAEQKLQNLLKGAKA; from the coding sequence ATGAGAAATATTCGCATCGTATTGTGGGCCGTGGTGGTCGTTCTCGCCGGTGTCGTCAGCTGGCTGACGATCGAGATGACGAAGACCCGCGAGGAAATGGTGGAGACGGCCTATGGCGTGCCTTTCGCGCTGACCGCGCAAAATGGCCAGCCGATCACCGAAAAGGCGTTTCAGGGCAAGCCCACGGCGCTGTTCTTCGGTTTCACCCATTGCCCGGAAGTCTGCCCGACCACGCTGTTCGAGCTGAATGGCTGGATGGAAAAGGTCGATCCGGCCGGCGACAAGCTGCAGGCCTATTTCGTGTCCGTCGATCCCGAGCGCGATACGCCTGAGATCATGCAGCAATATGTCTCCAACGTCTCGAAGCGGATCACCGGCATCACCGGCCCGGCCGACAAGATTGCCGAGACGCTGAAGGGCTACCGTATCTATGCCAAGAAGGTACCGGTGGACGAGAAGAATCCGAATGGCGATTACACCATGGATCACACGGCATCCGTGATCCTGCTCGATGCCAACGGCCGCTTCGCAGGGACGATCGCCTATGGCGAAAACCCTGACGTCGCCGAGCAGAAGCTCCAGAATCTTCTTAAAGGCGCGAAGGCATAA
- a CDS encoding DUF2778 domain-containing protein, with protein MAFSAAAYNGAGFAGSSSAKRGKSSSLGRMSALLGGGAFAGLFAFAAFASLHSMAAASHGVGQFEKTLVARLDSAGTAIGHAAARDIHVRKFSRLGDHSHGQQKAVRLAGIMPEIGAKEFRERFGAAANAKGQATVKELAALKPSAIVDSALGRTSEVAYQSAVPQHPAFEVALARPQIEEEASSLLPDDVPLPSFRPEIASAEAVEPSPRPAAPAKTEVASAPAFDAPVPLRAPAPPKQSTGAMLAFAKPDNPMREPSKMDAVPWPDRGNGTAIYDISSGVVHMPNGEKLEAHSGIGKMRDNPDYVHVRMRGSTPPSSYRLTMREARFHGVEAIRLTPESGVNPHGRDGLLAHTYMLAKRGESNGCVVFRDYPRFLAAFKRGEIKRMVVVPKLNGNRPTLASSGGKNGGKTLLGMFSRGSDS; from the coding sequence ATGGCGTTTTCTGCTGCGGCCTATAATGGTGCCGGCTTTGCCGGTTCGTCTTCCGCCAAGAGAGGCAAATCCTCTTCGCTCGGCCGGATGTCCGCGCTTCTCGGCGGCGGCGCCTTTGCCGGCCTTTTCGCCTTTGCCGCCTTTGCCTCGCTGCACAGCATGGCGGCCGCATCGCATGGCGTCGGGCAATTTGAGAAGACACTGGTGGCAAGGCTGGATTCCGCCGGGACGGCGATCGGTCATGCGGCTGCGCGGGATATTCACGTTCGCAAGTTTTCCCGCCTGGGCGACCATAGCCACGGCCAACAGAAGGCCGTTCGCCTTGCCGGCATCATGCCTGAAATCGGCGCGAAGGAATTCCGCGAGCGCTTCGGCGCGGCCGCCAATGCCAAAGGGCAGGCGACGGTGAAGGAACTTGCCGCGTTGAAGCCCTCGGCAATCGTCGATTCGGCGTTGGGTCGCACCTCCGAGGTTGCCTATCAGAGCGCGGTTCCGCAGCATCCGGCATTTGAAGTGGCGCTGGCACGGCCGCAGATCGAAGAAGAGGCAAGCAGCCTGCTTCCCGATGACGTGCCACTGCCGAGCTTCCGGCCTGAAATCGCGAGCGCTGAGGCGGTCGAGCCGTCGCCGCGTCCTGCCGCACCTGCCAAGACCGAGGTTGCTTCCGCGCCCGCTTTTGATGCGCCGGTTCCGCTGCGCGCACCTGCGCCGCCGAAGCAGAGCACCGGTGCCATGCTCGCCTTTGCGAAGCCTGACAATCCGATGCGTGAGCCGAGCAAGATGGATGCGGTTCCGTGGCCGGATCGCGGCAATGGCACGGCGATCTACGATATTTCCTCCGGCGTGGTGCATATGCCGAATGGCGAGAAGCTGGAAGCGCATTCCGGCATCGGCAAGATGCGCGACAATCCTGACTATGTGCATGTGAGGATGCGCGGCTCGACGCCGCCTTCCAGCTACCGCCTGACGATGCGCGAGGCCCGGTTCCATGGCGTCGAAGCCATTCGCCTGACACCGGAGAGCGGCGTCAACCCGCATGGCCGTGACGGCCTTCTCGCCCACACCTACATGCTGGCGAAACGCGGCGAATCGAATGGCTGCGTCGTGTTCCGCGACTATCCGCGCTTCCTCGCGGCCTTCAAGCGCGGCGAGATCAAGCGCATGGTGGTGGTGCCGAAGCTGAATGGCAACCGCCCGACGCTTGCGAGCAGTGGCGGCAAAAACGGCGGCAAGACGCTGCTCGGCATGTTCTCGCGCGGCAGCGATTCCTGA